The proteins below are encoded in one region of Hordeum vulgare subsp. vulgare chromosome 3H, MorexV3_pseudomolecules_assembly, whole genome shotgun sequence:
- the LOC123443895 gene encoding ATP-dependent zinc metalloprotease FTSH 9, chloroplastic/mitochondrial: MSALQASLLLRALPSPLPHRRRPPPAPASVSFPRSCHHRRPPLSLRALAADGPQTPPSPAPEPPAAAAGAAAPEAEVETGSAARDGKEELEDLVDKARVWAVAFAAAVVDAVKRFFDWVVSGDWMSWWPFWRPDRRLQRLIDDADADPKDPAKQSALLHELNKFSPEDVIKRIEQRSHAVDSKGVAEYLRALILTNAIADYLPDERSGRSATLPALLQELKQRVSGEDKPFSNPGISDKQPLHVVMVDPKATGRSTRFAQEIFSTILFTVAVGFMWVMGAAALQKYIGSLGGIGASGVGSSSSYSAKELNKDVTPEKNVKTFKDVKGCDDAKKELEEVVEYLRNPTKFTRLGGKLPKGILLTGAPGTGKTLLAKAIAGEAGVPFFYRAGSEFEEMFVGVGARRVRSLFQAAKKKAPCIVFIDEIDAVGSTRKQWEGHTKKTLHQLLVEMDGFEQNEGIIVMAATNLPDILDPALTRPGRFDRHIVVPSPDVRGRQDILELYLQDKPVGTDVNVNAIARSTPGFNGADLANLVNIAAIKAAVEGADKLTASQLEFAKDRIIMGTERKSMFISDESRKLTAYHESGHAIVALNTKGAHPIHKATILPRGSALGMVTQLPSQDETSISKKQLLARLDVCMGGRVAEELIFGEENVTTGARNDLHTATELAQYMVSNCGMSNVIGPVHVKERPSVDMQSRIDAEVGKLLREAYERVTHLLKKHEKQLHALANALLERETLTADEINKVVHPFQEEPQLPFQEEAFALT, encoded by the exons atgaGCGCCCTCCAggcctccctcctcctccgcgCTCTCCCCTCGCCCCTGCCCCATCGCCGCCGGCCGCCACCAGCCCCCGCTTCCGTCTCCTTCCCTCGCTCCTgccaccaccgccgccccccgCTCTCCCTCCGCGCATTGGCCGCCGACGGCCCCCAGACTCCACCCTCTCCCGCTCCCGAGCCTCCCGCCGCGGCTGCGGGGGCGGCCGCTCCGGAGGCGGAGGTCGAGACGGGCTCCGCTGCCCGCGACGGGAAGGAGGAGCTGGAGGACCTGGTGGATAAGGCTAGGGTTTGGGCCGTGGCTTTCGCGGCCGCGGTGGTCGACGCGGTAAAGAGGTTTTTCGACTGGGTGGTGTCTGGCGATTGGATGAGCTGGTGGCCGTTCTGGCGTCCCGACCGCCGCCTGCAGCGCTTGATCGATGACGCCGACGCCGACCCCAAGGACCCTGCCAAGCAGAGCGCGCTGCTCCACGAGCTCAACAAGTTTAG CCCAGAGGATGTCATCAAAAGAATCGAGCAAAGAAGTCATGCGGTAGATAGCAAGGGGGTTGCAGAATACCTACGAGCTCTTATTCTCACCAACGCTATAGCTGATTACCTACCAGATGAACGGTCTGGGCGTTCAGCAACCCTACCAGCTCTG TTGCAAGAATTGAAGCAACGTGTATCTGGGGAGGACAAGCCTTTCTCGAATCCTGGGATATCTGACAAGCAACCATTACATGTAGTAATG GTTGATCCTAAAGCTACTGGTAGATCAACTCGGTTTGCTCAAGAGATTTTCTCGACTATCTTGTTCACAGTTGCTGTTGGATTTATGTG GGTAATGGGTGCTGCCGCGCTTCAGAAGTATATTGGTAGCCTAGGTGGAATAGGCGCATCTGGTGTCGGTTCCAGTTCATCATATTCTGCAAAAGAGTTGAATAAGGATGTAACACCCGAGAAG AATGTGAAGACATTTAAGGATGTCAAAGGCTGTGACgatgcaaagaaagaacttgaGGAGGTTGTTGAGTATCTAAGGAATCCTACGAAGTTTACTCGCCTTGGTGGAAAATTACCAAAG GGAATACTTTTAACTGGAGCTCCAGGAACTGGGAAGACGCTGCTTGCTAAG GCCATTGCTGGGGAAGCTGGTGTGCCGTTCTTTTACCGAGCAGGTTCTGAATTTGAGGAAAT GTTTGTTGGTGTTGGTGCTCGGAGAGTGAGATCCCTGTTTCAAGCTGCAAAGAAAAAG GCACCGTGTATTGTTTTCATTGATGAAATAGATGCAGTGGGATCAACTAGAAAACAGTGGGAAGGGCACACAAAGAAAACATTGCATCAACTTCTTGTTGAGATGGATGGTTTTGAACAAAATGAG GGAATAATAGTAATGGCTGCGACAAACTTACCAGACATTCTTGATCCGGCACTTACGAGACCTGGTAGATTTGATAGACAT ATTGTTGTCCCTAGTCCTGATGTGCGAGGCCGCCAAGATATTCTGGAACTCTATTTGCAAGACAAGCCTGTGGGCACTGATGTGAATGTCAACGCAATCGCCCGCAGTACCCCTGGCTTTAATGGGGCTG ACCTTGCAAACCTAGTAAACATTGCAGCAATTAAGGCTGCTGTTGAAGGTGCTGACAAGTTGACTGCTTCACAATTGGAGTTCGCCAAAGATCGTATCATCATGGGAACTGAGAGGAAATCAATGTTCATCTCTGACGAATCAAGAAAG CTTACTGCCTACCATGAAAGTGGGCATGCTATTGTTGCACTCAATACTAAGGGTGCTCATCCCATTCACAAGGCAACTATCCTGCCTCGTGGATCTGCCCTTGGAATGGTTACACAACTTCCCTCACAGGATGAGACTTCTATCAGCAAGAAACAACTCCTGGCACGTCTTGATGTTTGCATGGGTGGAAGGGTCGCTGAAGAGCTCATATTTGGGGAAGAAAATGTTACAACTGGCGCAAGAAATGATCTTCATACTGCAACAGAGCTCGCTCAGTATATG GTATCAAACTGTGGGATGAGTAATGTTATTGGTCCTGTGCATGTAAAAGAACGACCAAGTGTTGACATGCAGTCAAGAATAGATGCAGAG GTGGGCAAACTCCTGAGAGAAGCTTATGAACGGGTCACACATTTGCTGAAGAAG CATGAGAAGCAATTACATGCTTTAGCGAATGCTCTGCTGGAGCGTGAAACTCTCACGGCAGATGAGATCAACAAAGTAGTTCATCCCTTCCAAGAAGAACCACAGCTTCCCTTCCAAGAAGAAGCCTTTGCGCTAACTTAG